The stretch of DNA AAAGTAATCCATCGTCATCCATTCTGGTAAATGAATTCCCATGCCAGAGAGAAATGTAGTAAAGTAATCACTCCAAGAAATTGCTAAAACAATATTTCCAATGGCATATTCCATAATCAAAGCCCAACCAATCACCCAGGCGAATAATTCACCAAAAGCTACATAACTATACGTGTAGGCACTCCCAGAAACAGGAACCAACGAGGCAAATTCTGCATAGGCAAATGCAGTAAACCCACAAGCTAAAGCAGTAAATAGAAAAAGAAAAACAACTGCTGGACCACCTTCATAGCTCGCTCGTCCGATGGTGCTGAAAATTCCGGCACCGATAATTGCAGCGATTCCGAAACCAACCAAATCTTTGGTTCGTAGGGTTCTTTTTAGATGATGATTGCTGTCTTGCGATTCGGCTAGTATTTTTTCTACAGATTTTTTTCTGAATAACTGTGATCCCATATGTATAGATTATTTACATTTATCAGGATTTATCAACCGATGGTTATCAAATCCCAAAAAACAATTACTTTTACATTTCTTATTTAGTTATGAATAAATTTAATCAAAAATTAGAATAATGAAACATTTCATGCTATCAATTGTGGTGTCGATAAGTTTTTTATCGTGTAATCCTATCCAAAAGCTGAATAATCCGAACACGATAGAAAAATTCACTCAACAAGTAAGCGAAACCGAACTGAAGAAACAATTATTTATTTTGGCAGGAGACCAAATGCAAGGGCGCAATGCAGGCACAGAAGGCGAGCGATTGGCCGCCGATCATATAGTTTCGTATTACAAAAATTTAGGGATTTCTTCGGTAAAAGGAACTGATAAACCTTATTTTCAGACTATTCCAGCCAAAACCTTTAATCGTGTAGAAGGTGAAATGCGTAATATTTTAGCTTTTATTCCTGGAACCGAAAAAGCGGACGAAGTTTTGGTTTTATCGGCTCATTACGATCATGAAGGGGTGAAAAATGGGCTAATATACAACGGTGCAGATGATAACGGCTCTGGAACGGTTGCGGTGATGGAAATTGCGCGCGTCATGAAAATGGCTTATGATAAAGGAGTAGGACCTAAAAGGTCGATCCTTTTTTTACATGTTTCTGGAGAAGAAAAAGGTTTATTAGGATCGAAATATTATACCGATCATCCCATTTTCCCGTTGGATAAGACCATTGCTAACATTAATATTGATATGATTGGTCGTGTAGACAACGAGCATTTGCAACAAGAGAATTTTGTCTATGTAATTGGATCTAATATGTTGAGTTCTGATTTGGATAAAAAAGTACGAGAAGCCACACAATACAGTTCTATTGTTTTGGATGAAAAATACAATACCAAAGACGATCCAAATAGATTCTATTACCGATCTGATCACTACAATTTTGCAAAGTATCAGATTCCGTCGGTTTTTTATTTTAATGGTGTCCATGAAGATTATCACCAACCTAGCGATACTCCCGATAAGATAAATTACCCAATTCTTACACAGCGTACGAAACTAATTTTTGCTACAGTTTGGTTATTGGCTAATGCAGACAATAGACCAGTTGTAGATATAATATCCGACTAAACAATTAAACATCAATAGTAAATAAATCCCTTTCATGAGAAAATGAAAGGGATTTATTGTTTCAATTATCTTTACATTTTAGAAGGAATTATTTTCATTGCATGCAACCCTAATTGATATTTATTTTATATAATTAGTATATACTTTATCAACTTTTTATTAGGAGAGTAAGAATGAATTTTAGAGATTAAAAAATATTTATTGCAATAAACTACTCATTCTCATTCCGCTTTCGATGATTCTTTCCTTGTTTTTTCTGCTAAACCAAACTGCGTTTTCTGATCCTTTTAGCGTGATTTCTCCCTCCAAAATCTCCAACCAAGAACCTTCTTTTAGACCAAGAACAGCTATGTCATTCTGTATCAAAAATTCGGCAATTCGCTGCTCTCTCGTTTCTCCTTTGTGTGTAGAATTTGGGTCGGCTTCTAGGTAATGCGGATTTAGGTTGAAAGGTAATATTTTCAGCGCCTCGAAACTTGGTGGATAAACGATTGGCATATCGTTCGTTGTCCCGATTGTTTGTCCGGTCAAATTACTGCCTGCACTTGTCCCGATATAAGGTGTTCCCGATAGAATGGCTTCTCGTAAAGTTGTCATCAGGTCCAACTCGTACAAGGTTTTCAGGAGTAAGAATGTGTTTCCTCCACCCACAAAAATAGTTTTGGCATCTCGGATTGCTTCTTTCTTATTTTCAAATTCGTGTATGCCTCGAACTTTAATTTCATGTGCTTGCAAGGCATTTTTCACTTTTTCGGTATAATCGTCATAATTAATGCCAGAAGGTTGTGCGAAAGGGATGAAAATTAACTCATCGGTTTGGGTAAAATCTTTTATTTCTTCTCGGATATACTCTAAAAAATCACTTCCATAAATTGTACTTGTGCTTATAATAAGCGCTTTGACTTCTTTATTGATCATCGTTTTTTTATTTGTAGGATAATATAAATATAAAAATACACACCTTCAAGCTTTCGACCTTATCTCTTTGTTATTTCTTTTACGGTTGGGTAATATCTGGTAGGATGATATACAATACATTCACAAAGTATGATTTTATCCTACCAATCGAAAACAAAAAATCCTACTCGACAAATAGGTAGGATTTTATAAGGTTTCGCGTGTTATTATGTTTATTGTTTTTTTACAAATTTGGTCAGAATTACTATTGTTTGTCCATCAACTTTCCCCTCAATTTGTTCGTGGTTATCGTGCACCAAACGAATATTGCGCACTGCTGTTCCTATTTTAGCATTGAGAGAAGAGCCTTTCACATCCAAATCTTTGATTAGGGTTACAGTATCGCCAGCAACCAAAATATTTCCATTGACATCTTTGTGCAATTCGGCTGCATCATCTTTTACGGCTTTTGCCCATTCGAGTGTATCCTCGTCTAAGTACAACATGTCCAATGCATCGGCAGCCCACGCTTCGTTGTTCATGCGTTGCAGCAGTCGGTAAGCAACAACTTGTACGGCAGGAACTTCGCTCCACATACTGGTAGGTAAATACTTTTCCCAAAATTGTGGATCCAAATCGGCTCGTTTTTCTAATTGCGCTTTGCATACTTCTGCAATGTAAATGCAACGATTAGGATCGTTTGTCGCATTTGGTTGAACTTCGAATACGCTAAGTTCCTCGGTAAGGCCCGTAAGTTCGCAGCTGTTATTGCTACGTTGTTTCAATTGTTCTTCAAGCTTCATAGAGACATTTTTTGCAAATATACTGAATTCTTTTTAGGCTTCTATTTCCTTGGGTGAACGTTCCTTGTACATCCAATAATAAGCAATTGGTAGGATAGTAAAGGATAGGAATAAACAACAAATCAATCCGCCGACAATCATGATGGCTAAAGGTTTCTGAATCTCAGATCCCATACCGGTCGAAAGTGCTGCTGGTAAAAGGCCCATTGATCCCATAAGAGCAATCATCACAACCGGACGAATTCTACTTTTCACTCCTTCTTCTATGGCTTGTTTTAGAGGGATTTTATGTCTTCGGTTTTCACTAATCATACCAATAAGAACAATCCCGTCTATAGTTGCAACTCCGAACAAGATAATGAATCCGATTCCAGCTGAGATTCCGAAAATTGTACCGGTTATCCAAAGCGTTAAAAACCACCAATAAACGCAAACGGAAGAGTAAGCGCCGCAACGGCTGTGTCTTTTGCATTTCCGAAATTAGAGTACAACAAAAGCATAATCAAAACCAGCGAAACCGGAATGACCAAAGCGAGTTGTTTGGCGGCACGTTCTTTACTTTCGAATTCCCCAGTCCATTCCATATGGTTTTCTTTAGGTAGATGAACTTCCTTGGCGACAACTTGTTTGGCTTCGTCTATGGTGCTTCCTAAATCGCGTCCTTCGATACTAAAACCTACGCCGATATAGCGACTGTTGCCTTCTCGGTAAATAAACGCAGGCCCTGTTTGGTAACCAATACTGGCAATCTCTTGCAAAGGAATATTTTGCCCATTACTGGTTGGGATAAGAATATTTCCTATTTTTTCGGGAGTATCTCGGTATTCTTTGTTGAAGCGAAGAACGACATCAAATTGGCGATCGCCTTCGTAGAACATAGTAGCGGATTGGCCACCGATTGTCATTTCTATCACTGCTTGTACATCGGCAGTTTGAATGCTATATTTGGCCATTTTCGAGTCGTGAAGTTGAATTTTGAGTTCAGGTAAACCGATATTTTTATAAACATTGATATCGGTAATTCAGTCAACTTTTTCGATGGCTGCTGCAACTTGATTGGCATATTTTTCTAAGTCGTATAAATCATCACCAAAAATTTTGATAACCAAAGCACTTTTCACGCCGGCAACATATTCTTCTACGTTATCTTGAATCGGTTGACTAAAACCAAAATTGATTCCAGGATAATGATCGAGTTGCGTACGCATTTCTTGGATTATGGTTTATTTAGAAACTTTTCTTTCCCAATCTTTTTCGTCTTTTAGTTGGACATTGAATTCAATATTGAAAAAACCTGTAGGGTCGGTTCCGTCATTTGGTCGTCCGGTTTGCGTCAGAACAAAATCTATTTCGGGAATGGTTTTCATCAACTTTTCTTTCATTTCTTTGGTCAATCTTGTCGATTCATCCAAACTAATACTATTCGGTAAAGTTGCCCGAACGTAAATTGCTCCTTCGTTGAGTTTTGGTAGGAATTCTGATCCGTAATGAGAGAATTTTACAAAACAAATTGTGAGGATTCCTAAAAATATTGCAATTGTCGTTTTTTTGTATTTGAAGGTAACTTGAAACAAATTATAAATATTTCTCTGAAAAAATCGGGTAATAAAGTTTTCTTTTTCTTCGATGTTTTTCGTGAAAAGAAGTTTACACATTGCCGGAACATACGTTAAACTCAAAATCAATGAACCTAAAAGGGCATAACTTAACGTAAAGGCTAACGGACTAAACATTTTTCCTTCTACTTTCTGAAAAGAGAAAATAGGTAATAAGGCTACGATGAGGATGATGAGGACAAAAAAGATGTACGAAGCAACACTACCAGCACTTTTTTTGATGAGTCCGTGTTTATTCATTCGGGCAAATCTTTCGGGTCCTATTTTGTGAGATTGTGCGGCTAAGGCAACAAAAACAGTTTCTACAATTACCAAAGTTCCTTCGAGTAATAGTCCGAAATCGAGTGATCCCATCGAAATTAAATTCGCTGGTAATCCTTGAATTTTCAGCATGATAATAGCGAATAAAAACGATAATGGAATTACAGATGCAACAATGAAGGTTGATTTCCAATTATACAAGAAAATAAAGACGATGAGCGAAACCAAAAGAATTCCTTCGATCAAGTTTTTAGAAACAGTCCTTACCGTATTATCGACCAAGGTTGTACGGTCTACAACGGTTTCTATGGTTGTATTTTCGGGTAAATGACGTTCGTTTAGGATGTTGATTTTTTCTTCACTACCAAAACTTACGACATCAGCAACGCCCGGAACCGAAAGTAATTCGCGTTCGATTACCCAATCTTGCAAAGCTGTAACTTCTTTTAGTGGGAGGTCACTTTTGATAATGTATCGAAAAATTTCACCGGTTGCACCCGAAGGTGGCTCAATTTCGCTGTTTACACCTTCAGGCAAATCAACGTCGTTTAATTTATTCGACACATATTGTTGCGCATAGAAATCATCTACATTATCTTCGAACTGAACCGTCACCACTGAAAGTCCGAAAAGAGAAATCGAACGAATATTCGATTTGTGTGGGATGCTGTTCATTTCTTTAGAAATCGGTAGAGTAACCAATTTTTCCATTTCTTCTGCACTTCGACCAGGCCATTGTATAATGATTCTTGCTCGCGTATTGGTTACATCTGGGAAAGCTTCTATTGGCGTGTGTTTAAGCGCATAAATACCTCCGAACAATAACACAAAAACCCCAAACATCACCAAGGTTGTGTGTCGTAGCGAGAAAGTAACGATGTTTTGAACAAACTTTTGCATGA from Weeksella virosa DSM 16922 encodes:
- a CDS encoding M28 family peptidase; amino-acid sequence: MKHFMLSIVVSISFLSCNPIQKLNNPNTIEKFTQQVSETELKKQLFILAGDQMQGRNAGTEGERLAADHIVSYYKNLGISSVKGTDKPYFQTIPAKTFNRVEGEMRNILAFIPGTEKADEVLVLSAHYDHEGVKNGLIYNGADDNGSGTVAVMEIARVMKMAYDKGVGPKRSILFLHVSGEEKGLLGSKYYTDHPIFPLDKTIANINIDMIGRVDNEHLQQENFVYVIGSNMLSSDLDKKVREATQYSSIVLDEKYNTKDDPNRFYYRSDHYNFAKYQIPSVFYFNGVHEDYHQPSDTPDKINYPILTQRTKLIFATVWLLANADNRPVVDIISD
- the pepE gene encoding dipeptidase PepE, which codes for MINKEVKALIISTSTIYGSDFLEYIREEIKDFTQTDELIFIPFAQPSGINYDDYTEKVKNALQAHEIKVRGIHEFENKKEAIRDAKTIFVGGGNTFLLLKTLYELDLMTTLREAILSGTPYIGTSAGSNLTGQTIGTTNDMPIVYPPSFEALKILPFNLNPHYLEADPNSTHKGETREQRIAEFLIQNDIAVLGLKEGSWLEILEGEITLKGSENAVWFSRKNKERIIESGMRMSSLLQ
- a CDS encoding PhnA domain-containing protein, which produces MKLEEQLKQRSNNSCELTGLTEELSVFEVQPNATNDPNRCIYIAEVCKAQLEKRADLDPQFWEKYLPTSMWSEVPAVQVVAYRLLQRMNNEAWAADALDMLYLDEDTLEWAKAVKDDAAELHKDVNGNILVAGDTVTLIKDLDVKGSSLNAKIGTAVRNIRLVHDNHEQIEGKVDGQTIVILTKFVKKQ